The following are encoded in a window of Manihot esculenta cultivar AM560-2 chromosome 8, M.esculenta_v8, whole genome shotgun sequence genomic DNA:
- the LOC110620236 gene encoding metallothionein-like protein type 2 — protein MSCCGGNCGCGSDCKCGNGCGGCKMYPDMSFSEKTTTDTRILGVAPAKAHSEGAEMIVGAENGGCKCGDNCTCNPCTCK, from the exons ATGTCTTGCTGCGGAGGAAATTGCGGTTGCGGCTCTGACTGCAAGTGTGGCAATGGATGCGGAGG CTGCAAGATGTATCCTGACATGAGCTTCTCTGAGAAAACCACCACGGATACGCGGATTCTGGGTGTAGCACCGGCGAAGGCACACAGTGAGGGAGCTGAGATGATCGTCGGAGCTGAGAATGGAGGATGCAAGTGTGGTGACAACTGCACCTGCAACCCTTGTACTTGTAAATGA